The following are from one region of the Muntiacus reevesi chromosome 3, mMunRee1.1, whole genome shotgun sequence genome:
- the ODF2 gene encoding outer dense fiber protein 2 isoform X5: protein MGELPTGCRKRRRKRGGVAAGAGLHPPRRLHGTALASDFNDFIRRRFWAQPCRSWFPSCGKNGVTSLTQKKVLRTPCGAPSVTVTKRTMKDRSSTPPLHVHVDENTPVHVHIKKLSKTSATNSQKSHKRGMKGDTVNVRRSVRVKTKVPWMPPGKSSARHVGCNWENPPHCLEITPPSSEKLVSVMRLSDLSTEDDDSGHCKMNRYDKKIDSLMNAVGCLKSEVKMQKGERQMAKRFLEERKEELEEVAQELAETEHENTVLRHNIERIKEEKDYTMLQKKHLQQEKECLMSKLVEAEMDGAAAAKQVMALKDTIGKLKSEKQMTCSDINTLTRQKELLLQKLSTFEETNRTLRDLLREQHCKEDSDRLMEQQGTLLKRLAEADSEKARLLLLLQDKDKEVEELLQEIQCEKAQAKTASELSKSMETMRGHLQAQLRCKEAENSRLCMQIKNLERSGNQHKAEVEAIMEQLKELKQKGERDKESLKKAIRAQKERAEKSEEYAEQLHVQLADKDLYVAEALSTLESWRSRYNQVVKDKGDLELEIIVLNDRVTDLVNQQQTLEEKMREDRDSLVERLHRQTAEYSAFKLENERLKASFAPMEDKLNQAHIEVQQLKASVKNYEGMIDNYKSQVMKTRLEADEVAAQLERCDKENKILKDEMNKEIEAARRQFQSQLADLQQLPDILKITEAKLAECQDQLQGYERKNIDLTAIISDLRSRLPFPSLTRPLA from the exons ATGGGCGAGCTGCCGACCGGGTGTCGGAAAAGGAGGCGGAAGCGGGGAGGAGTCGCCGCCGGGGCCGGACTGCATCCGCCGCGGCGTCTCCATGGCACGGCCCTGGCCTCCGACTTCAACGACTTCATAAGGCGGCGTTTCTGGGCGCAGCCGTGTCGCTCCTG GTTTCCATCGTGTGGAAAGAACGGAGTAACGAGTCTAACGCAGAAAAAGGTCTTGAGGACACCTTGCGGCGCACCCAGTGTTACCGTGACG AAGCGAACCATGAAGGACCGCTCTTCAACTCCCCCCTTACATGTTCATGTGGATGAGAACACCCCTGTCCACGTCCACATAAAAAAACTCTCCAAAACATCAGCGACCAACAGCCAG AAATCTCATAAGCGCGGAATGAAAGGGGACACCGTGAATGTGCGGCGGAGTGTCCGGGTGAAAACCAAGGTACCTTGGATGCCCCCTGGAAAATCATCCGCCCGGCATGTGGGATGCAATTGGGAG AATCCACCTCACTGCCTGGAGATCACGCCACCGTCTTCAGAAAAGCTGGTCTCCGTGATGCGGTTAAGTGACCTCTCTACAGAAGATGACGACTCCGGTCACTGTAAAATGAACCGTTATGATAAGAAGATTGACAGTTTAATGAACGCGGTTGGCTGTCTCAAGTCTGAG GTCAAGATGCAGAAGGGAGAGCGCCAGATGGCCAAAAGGTTCCTGGAGGAGCggaaggaggagctggaggaggtggCCCAAGAGCTGGCCGAGACCGAGCACGAGAACACGGTGCTGCGGCACAACATCGAGCGCATCAAGGAGGAGAAGGACTACACCAT GCTGCAGAAGAAACACCTCCAGCAGGAGAAGGAGTGCCTCATGTCCAAGCTGGTGGAGGCTGAAATGGACGGGGCTGCTGCTGCCAAACAAGTCATGGCCCTGAAGGACACCATCGGGAAACTGAAATCG GAGAAACAGATGACCTGCTCGGACATCAACACCCTAACGAGGCAGAAGGAACTTCTCCTGCAGAAGCTGAGCACGTTTGAGGAGACCAACCGCACTCTGCGGGACCTGCTGAGGGAGCAGCACTGCAAAGAG GATTCCGACAGACTGATGGAACAGCAAGGGACATTATTGAAACGGCTGGCGGAGGCGGACTCTGAGAAAGCG CGCCTGCTATTACTGCTGCAAGACAAAGACAAGGAGGTGGAAGAGCTCCTCCAGGAAATACAATGTGAGAAG GCTCAAGCAAAGACAGCATCTGAGCTTTCCAAGTCCATGGAGACCATGCGGGGGCATTTGCAAGCACAGCTTCGGTGCAAAGAGGCGGAGAACAGTCGCCTGTGTATGCAGATCAAG AACCTGGAGCGCAGCGGAAACCAGCACAAGGCAGAAGTGGAGGCCATCATGGAGCAGCTGAAGGAACTGAAGCAGAAGGGAGAGCGAGACAAAGAGTCCTTGAAGAAAGCCATCCGAGCCCAAAAAGAGAGAGCCGAGAAGAGTGAGGAGTATGCTGAGCAGCTGCACGTGCAACTTGCCGACAAG GATCTTTATGTCGCTGAAGCTTTATCCACTCTGGAGTCATGGAGGAGCCGCTATAACCAAGTTGTAAAAGACAAGGGAGACCTTGAGCTGGAAATTATTGTCCTGAACGA CCGGGTGACAGATCTCGTAAACCAACAACAGACCTTGGAGGAGAAGATGCGGGAAGACCGGGACAGCCTGGTGGAGAGACTACACCGGCAGACCGCCGAGTATTCTGCATTCAAGCTAGAGAACGAGAGGCTGAAG GCTAGCTTCGCCCCAATGGAGGACAAGCTCAACCAGGCGCACATCGAGGTCCAGCAGCTGAAGGCATCGGTTAAGAACTATGAGGGAATGATTGACAACTATAAGAGTCAG GTGATGAAGACCAGACTGGAGGCTGATGAAGTGGCTGCCCAGCTGGAACGCTGTGACAAAGAGAACAAGATCCTTAAAGATGAGATGAACAAAGAGATTGAAGCG GCGCGGAGGCAGTTCCAGTCCCAGCTGGCTGACCTACAGCAGCTGCCTGATATCCTTAAGATCACAGAGGCTAAGCTGGCCGAGTGCCAGGACCAGCTGCAGGGCTATGAACGGAAGAACATTGACCTCACAGCCATCATATCAGACCTGCGCAGCCGG CTGCCTTTCCCTAGTCTGACTAGACCCCTTGCCTGA